The Cucumis melo cultivar AY chromosome 5, USDA_Cmelo_AY_1.0, whole genome shotgun sequence genome has a segment encoding these proteins:
- the LOC103492463 gene encoding O-fucosyltransferase 36-like isoform X1: MDNSDSSSDDRQNLIHHNEINHSPSPHSDAFHVGVNPHLRSTSPRRPFSFKKRYLFAIFFPLFLLLLYFSTHFTNLFSSSFTAFDLLRYRMTESELHALFLLKQQRLGLLTMWNISFTSHSNSTSEDLKLSLLTQISLNKEIQNVLLSSHQTGNSSNEVYDDGLDLVGSGFDRCRKVDQEVLNRRTIEWNPKSNKFLFAICASGQMSNHLICLEKHMFFAAILNRVVVIPSSKVDYQYSRVLDVDHVNNCLGRKVVISFEEFSEIQKNRMKIDKFFCYFSKPDHCYLDDEHVKQLNNIGVSTAKLESPWDEDIKNPNNRTVQDIESKFSSDADVIAIGDVFYADVENDWFVQPGGPIAHKCKTLIEPSQLIKVTAQRFIQTFLGSDFVAIHFRRHGFLKFCNAKRPSCFYPIPQAANCIASVVERSNSPVIYLSTDAADSETGLLQSLVMVNGKPIPLVKRPPRNSAEKWDALLYRHEIEEDSQVEAMLDKAICAMSRVFIGTSGSTFTEDILRLRKDWRSASLCDEYLCQGQDPNFIAENE, encoded by the exons ATGGACAACTCCGATTCGTCTTCCGACGATCGACAGAATCTAATCCACCATAATGAAATCAACCACTCCCCTTCACCTCATTCCGACGCCTTCCACGTCGGCGTTAACCCCCATCTTCGCTCTACCTCCCCCCGTCGTCCTTTCTCCTTCAAAAAGAGGTATCTCTTTGCcatttttttccctctcttccTTCTACTCCTCTATTTCTCCACCCATTTTACCAATCTTTTCTCTTCCTCCTTCACAGCTTTCGATTTGCTACGTTATCGAATGACGGAATCTGAATTGCACGCATTGTTTTTGTTGAAGCAGCAACGCTTAGGTCTTTTGACAATGTGGAATATTTCTTTTACTTCACACTCTAATTCCACTTCTGAGGACCTAAAATTATCGTTGCTTACGCAGATTTCGCTGAATAAAGAGATCCAAAATGTTCTTTTATCTTCACATCAAACTGGGAACTCATCTAATGAAGTATACGATGACGGTCTCGATCTTGTTGGTTCTGGTTTCGATAGGTGTAGAAAGGTGGACCAGGAAGTTCTCAACAGACGAACTATCGAATGGAATCCGAAATCGAATAAGTTTTTGTTTGCTATTTGCGCATCAGGACAGATGTCGAACCATTTGATTTGCTTGGAGAAGCACATGTTCTTTGCGGCCATTCTTAATCGAGTTGTGGTTATTCCTAGTTCCAAAGTTGATTATCAGTATAGTAGGGTATTGGATGTTGATCATGTCAATAATTGCTTGGGTAGGAAGGTTGTCATCTCTTTTGAAGAATTTTCCGAGATTCAGAAGAACCGGATGAAGATTGATAAGTTTTTCTGTTATTTTTCAAAACCTGATCACTGTTATTTGGATGATGAGCATGTCAAGCAGTTAAACAATATTGGGGTTTCCACTGCCAAACTTGAGTCTCCTTGGGATGAGGATATCAAGAATCCCAATAATAGAACGGTTCAAGATATTGAGTCCAAGTTCTCTTCCGATGCCGATGTTATTGCCATTGGGGATGTTTTTTATGCTGATGTAGAGAATGATTGGTTTGTGCAACCGGGTGGTCCTATTGCTCACAAATGCAAGACCCTTATTGAACCAAGTCAACTTATTAAGGTCACTGCCCAACGTTTCATTCAAACTTTCTTGGGGAGCGATTTTGTAGCTATTCATTTTCGACGACATGGATTTCTCAAGTTTTG TAATGCAAAACGACCAAGTTGCTTTTACCCTATTCCTCAAGCTGCAAACTGCATTGCAAGTGTAGTAGAACGGTCCAATTCTCCTGTCATTTATCTTTCCACGGACGCTGCAGACAGTGAAACTGGATTGCTACAGTCCCTTGTTATGGTGAATGGAAAGCCTATACCACTAGTTAAACGACCTCCTCGAAATTCAGCTGAGAAATGGGATGCTCTACTTTACCGGCACGAAATTGAGGAAGATTCTCAG GTGGAAGCCATGCTGGACAAGGCCATATGTGCAATGTCGAGAGTGTTCATTGGAACATCTGGTTCTACTTTTACTGAAGACATTTTGCGTTTAAGAAAGGATTGGCGATCAGCATCTCTTTGTGATGAATATCTCTGTCAAGGTCAGGACCCAAACTTTATTGCAGAAAATGAATGA
- the LOC103492463 gene encoding O-fucosyltransferase 36-like isoform X2: MKSTTPLHLIPTPSTSALTPIFALPPPVVLSPSKRAFDLLRYRMTESELHALFLLKQQRLGLLTMWNISFTSHSNSTSEDLKLSLLTQISLNKEIQNVLLSSHQTGNSSNEVYDDGLDLVGSGFDRCRKVDQEVLNRRTIEWNPKSNKFLFAICASGQMSNHLICLEKHMFFAAILNRVVVIPSSKVDYQYSRVLDVDHVNNCLGRKVVISFEEFSEIQKNRMKIDKFFCYFSKPDHCYLDDEHVKQLNNIGVSTAKLESPWDEDIKNPNNRTVQDIESKFSSDADVIAIGDVFYADVENDWFVQPGGPIAHKCKTLIEPSQLIKVTAQRFIQTFLGSDFVAIHFRRHGFLKFCNAKRPSCFYPIPQAANCIASVVERSNSPVIYLSTDAADSETGLLQSLVMVNGKPIPLVKRPPRNSAEKWDALLYRHEIEEDSQVEAMLDKAICAMSRVFIGTSGSTFTEDILRLRKDWRSASLCDEYLCQGQDPNFIAENE; the protein is encoded by the exons ATGAAATCAACCACTCCCCTTCACCTCATTCCGACGCCTTCCACGTCGGCGTTAACCCCCATCTTCGCTCTACCTCCCCCCGTCGTCCTTTCTCCTTCAAAAAGAG CTTTCGATTTGCTACGTTATCGAATGACGGAATCTGAATTGCACGCATTGTTTTTGTTGAAGCAGCAACGCTTAGGTCTTTTGACAATGTGGAATATTTCTTTTACTTCACACTCTAATTCCACTTCTGAGGACCTAAAATTATCGTTGCTTACGCAGATTTCGCTGAATAAAGAGATCCAAAATGTTCTTTTATCTTCACATCAAACTGGGAACTCATCTAATGAAGTATACGATGACGGTCTCGATCTTGTTGGTTCTGGTTTCGATAGGTGTAGAAAGGTGGACCAGGAAGTTCTCAACAGACGAACTATCGAATGGAATCCGAAATCGAATAAGTTTTTGTTTGCTATTTGCGCATCAGGACAGATGTCGAACCATTTGATTTGCTTGGAGAAGCACATGTTCTTTGCGGCCATTCTTAATCGAGTTGTGGTTATTCCTAGTTCCAAAGTTGATTATCAGTATAGTAGGGTATTGGATGTTGATCATGTCAATAATTGCTTGGGTAGGAAGGTTGTCATCTCTTTTGAAGAATTTTCCGAGATTCAGAAGAACCGGATGAAGATTGATAAGTTTTTCTGTTATTTTTCAAAACCTGATCACTGTTATTTGGATGATGAGCATGTCAAGCAGTTAAACAATATTGGGGTTTCCACTGCCAAACTTGAGTCTCCTTGGGATGAGGATATCAAGAATCCCAATAATAGAACGGTTCAAGATATTGAGTCCAAGTTCTCTTCCGATGCCGATGTTATTGCCATTGGGGATGTTTTTTATGCTGATGTAGAGAATGATTGGTTTGTGCAACCGGGTGGTCCTATTGCTCACAAATGCAAGACCCTTATTGAACCAAGTCAACTTATTAAGGTCACTGCCCAACGTTTCATTCAAACTTTCTTGGGGAGCGATTTTGTAGCTATTCATTTTCGACGACATGGATTTCTCAAGTTTTG TAATGCAAAACGACCAAGTTGCTTTTACCCTATTCCTCAAGCTGCAAACTGCATTGCAAGTGTAGTAGAACGGTCCAATTCTCCTGTCATTTATCTTTCCACGGACGCTGCAGACAGTGAAACTGGATTGCTACAGTCCCTTGTTATGGTGAATGGAAAGCCTATACCACTAGTTAAACGACCTCCTCGAAATTCAGCTGAGAAATGGGATGCTCTACTTTACCGGCACGAAATTGAGGAAGATTCTCAG GTGGAAGCCATGCTGGACAAGGCCATATGTGCAATGTCGAGAGTGTTCATTGGAACATCTGGTTCTACTTTTACTGAAGACATTTTGCGTTTAAGAAAGGATTGGCGATCAGCATCTCTTTGTGATGAATATCTCTGTCAAGGTCAGGACCCAAACTTTATTGCAGAAAATGAATGA
- the LOC103492463 gene encoding O-fucosyltransferase 36-like isoform X3, whose product MSNHLICLEKHMFFAAILNRVVVIPSSKVDYQYSRVLDVDHVNNCLGRKVVISFEEFSEIQKNRMKIDKFFCYFSKPDHCYLDDEHVKQLNNIGVSTAKLESPWDEDIKNPNNRTVQDIESKFSSDADVIAIGDVFYADVENDWFVQPGGPIAHKCKTLIEPSQLIKVTAQRFIQTFLGSDFVAIHFRRHGFLKFCNAKRPSCFYPIPQAANCIASVVERSNSPVIYLSTDAADSETGLLQSLVMVNGKPIPLVKRPPRNSAEKWDALLYRHEIEEDSQVEAMLDKAICAMSRVFIGTSGSTFTEDILRLRKDWRSASLCDEYLCQGQDPNFIAENE is encoded by the exons ATGTCGAACCATTTGATTTGCTTGGAGAAGCACATGTTCTTTGCGGCCATTCTTAATCGAGTTGTGGTTATTCCTAGTTCCAAAGTTGATTATCAGTATAGTAGGGTATTGGATGTTGATCATGTCAATAATTGCTTGGGTAGGAAGGTTGTCATCTCTTTTGAAGAATTTTCCGAGATTCAGAAGAACCGGATGAAGATTGATAAGTTTTTCTGTTATTTTTCAAAACCTGATCACTGTTATTTGGATGATGAGCATGTCAAGCAGTTAAACAATATTGGGGTTTCCACTGCCAAACTTGAGTCTCCTTGGGATGAGGATATCAAGAATCCCAATAATAGAACGGTTCAAGATATTGAGTCCAAGTTCTCTTCCGATGCCGATGTTATTGCCATTGGGGATGTTTTTTATGCTGATGTAGAGAATGATTGGTTTGTGCAACCGGGTGGTCCTATTGCTCACAAATGCAAGACCCTTATTGAACCAAGTCAACTTATTAAGGTCACTGCCCAACGTTTCATTCAAACTTTCTTGGGGAGCGATTTTGTAGCTATTCATTTTCGACGACATGGATTTCTCAAGTTTTG TAATGCAAAACGACCAAGTTGCTTTTACCCTATTCCTCAAGCTGCAAACTGCATTGCAAGTGTAGTAGAACGGTCCAATTCTCCTGTCATTTATCTTTCCACGGACGCTGCAGACAGTGAAACTGGATTGCTACAGTCCCTTGTTATGGTGAATGGAAAGCCTATACCACTAGTTAAACGACCTCCTCGAAATTCAGCTGAGAAATGGGATGCTCTACTTTACCGGCACGAAATTGAGGAAGATTCTCAG GTGGAAGCCATGCTGGACAAGGCCATATGTGCAATGTCGAGAGTGTTCATTGGAACATCTGGTTCTACTTTTACTGAAGACATTTTGCGTTTAAGAAAGGATTGGCGATCAGCATCTCTTTGTGATGAATATCTCTGTCAAGGTCAGGACCCAAACTTTATTGCAGAAAATGAATGA
- the LOC103499117 gene encoding F-box protein At3g62230, with amino-acid sequence MAYEDKFDILPDALLSIIVSSLPFKEAVRTSILSKRWMKIWQTTKNIELHEGFFIQRDDYSNQQSRDARRRAFIDFITNFIRIYRGSTVSKFCLSVSNPRILVGLVDECIRFAISRNVKTLELDFSDGENELETMFDLPPIVYEHENLESLKLFGCGFKGVELKKVTNLREICIGWMEVGIGEIRELVKKCGKLESLSMKNCWNVTHFEIGGNDEELRLRSLEIENCRFVGDWISIEAPKLSYFRYFGSVGIFRIEVNKGCFEEVDLGFEIDDDADHSEIANLLYVLLDSLYPARIFTVCSSLLQVIPLGDEPIRMQAPLNIQHLKMRTNIHPNEFCGIIFLLNSCPHLKKLTLMLGQGKIFQDYEPPFPMDIGTFWVTNMILINCLSTSLEAVEVKGFTGKQHEIPFLAYLIHYGKLIKTLSLAVDSHDIADTQIYIEKAQILKTIKPASKKIRIHIS; translated from the exons ATGGCGTACGAAGACAAATTTGACATATTACCCGATGCTCTCTTATCGATAATAGTCTCTTCTCTTCCTTTCAAGGAAGCTGTTAGAACTTCAATCTTGTCAAAGCGTTGGATGAAGATTTGGCAAACAACGAAGAACATCGAGTTACACGAGGGTTTCTTCATCCAACGAGACGACTACTCCAATCAACAAAGCAGAGATGCACGGAGAAGGGCATTCATCGATTTCATAACAAATTTCATCCGAATCTACCGAGGGTCAACCGTAAGTAAGTTCTGTCTCTCGGTCTCGAATCCGAGAATTCTCGTTGGATTGGTCGACGAGTGTATTCGATTTGCAATTTCACGCAATGTGAAGACACTAGAATTGGATTTCTCAGATGGAGAAAATGAATTGGAAACAATGTTCGATCTTCCTCCGATCGTGTACGAACACGAGAATCTAGAATCGTTGAAGCTATTTGGGTGCGGATTTAAGGGAGTAGAGTTGAAGAAAGTGACGAATCTGAGGGAGATTTGTATAGGATGGATGGAAGTGGGGATTGGGGAAATTAGGGAATTGGTGAAGAAATGTGGGAAGTTAGAGAGTTTGAGTATGAAGAATTGTTGGAATGTGACACATTTTGAGATTGGGGGAAATGATGAAGAATTGAGATTGAGGAGTTTGGAGATTGAGAATTGTAGGTTTGTTGGTGATTGGATTTCAATTGAGGCTCCaaaattgagttattttagGTATTTTGGAAGTGTTGGAATATTTCGTATAGAAGTGAATAAGGGGTGTTTTGAAGAAGTTGATCTTGGTTTTGAGATTGATGATGACGCCGATCATTCTGAAATTGCGAATCTTCTTTATGTTCTTCTTGATAGTCTCTATCCTGCCAGAATTTTCACAGTTTGTAGTTCTTTGCTACAG GTAATTCCTTTGGGAGATGAGCCGATTCGCATGCAAGCACCATTGAATATACAACATTTAAAAATGAGGACTAATATTCATCCAAATGAATTTTGTGGCATAATATTTCTATTGAATAGTTGTCCCCATTTGAAGAAGCTTACTCTCATGCTTGGCCAAGGAAAAATTTTCCAA GATTATGAACCACCATTTCCAATGGACATAGGCACCTTTTGGGTCACAAATATGATACTCATAAACTGTTTATCAACATCTCTTGAGGCAGTGGAAGTGAAGGGCTTCACAGGGAAGCAACATGAAATCCCATTTTTGGCTTATCTTATTCACTATGGTAAGCTTATAAAAACCCTATCTCTTGCTGTTGACTCTCATGATATTGCAGACACCCAAATCTATATTGAAAAAGCTCAGATTCTCAAGACCATCAAACCAGCCTCTAAGAAAATTCGCATTCATATAAGCtga